A genome region from Bradyrhizobium commune includes the following:
- the pimC gene encoding pimeloyl-CoA dehydrogenase large subunit: MDLAFTREEQAFREEVRSFFRDNVPPDTRRKLVEGRHLSKDEMVTWWRILNKKGWGTSHWPTQYGGTGWTSVQHYIFNEELQSYPAPQPLAFGVSMVGPVIYTFGNEEQKKKYLPRIANVDDWWCQGFSEPGSGSDLASLKTKAERKGDKWIINGQKTWTTLAQHADMIFCLCRTDAAAKKQMGISFIVFSMKSKGVTVRPIQTIDGGVEVNEVFFDDVEVPYENLIGEENKGWDYAKFLLGNERTGIARVGVSKERLRRIRDLASKVESAGKPIIQDAAFREKLAACEIELKALELTQLRVVADEGKHGKGKPNPASSVLKIKGSEIQQTTTELLMEVIGPFAAPYDVHGDDGSNEAMDWTAQIAPSYFNNRKVSIYGGSNEIQRNIIAKAVLGL; the protein is encoded by the coding sequence ATGGATCTCGCATTCACTAGGGAAGAGCAGGCGTTTCGCGAGGAAGTGCGGTCATTCTTCCGCGACAACGTGCCGCCGGACACGCGGCGCAAGCTGGTCGAGGGCCGTCACCTCTCGAAGGACGAGATGGTGACGTGGTGGCGCATCCTCAACAAGAAGGGCTGGGGCACCAGCCACTGGCCGACGCAATACGGCGGCACCGGCTGGACCTCCGTACAGCACTACATCTTCAACGAGGAGCTCCAGTCCTATCCGGCGCCGCAGCCGCTCGCCTTCGGCGTCAGCATGGTTGGCCCCGTCATCTACACCTTCGGCAATGAAGAGCAGAAGAAAAAGTATCTGCCGCGCATCGCCAATGTCGACGACTGGTGGTGCCAGGGTTTTTCGGAGCCCGGCTCCGGCTCCGACCTCGCCTCGCTGAAGACGAAAGCCGAGCGCAAGGGCGACAAGTGGATCATCAACGGCCAGAAGACCTGGACCACGCTCGCCCAGCACGCCGACATGATCTTCTGCCTCTGCCGCACCGATGCGGCCGCGAAGAAGCAGATGGGCATCTCCTTCATCGTGTTCTCGATGAAGTCGAAGGGCGTCACGGTGCGCCCGATCCAGACCATCGACGGCGGCGTCGAGGTCAACGAAGTCTTCTTCGACGACGTCGAGGTGCCCTACGAGAACCTGATCGGCGAGGAGAACAAGGGCTGGGATTACGCAAAATTCCTGCTCGGCAATGAGCGCACCGGCATTGCCCGGGTCGGCGTCTCCAAGGAGCGGCTGCGCCGCATCCGCGATCTCGCCTCCAAGGTCGAATCCGCCGGCAAGCCGATCATCCAGGACGCCGCCTTCCGCGAGAAGCTCGCGGCCTGCGAGATCGAGCTGAAGGCGCTGGAGCTGACGCAGCTCCGCGTCGTCGCCGACGAAGGCAAGCACGGCAAGGGCAAGCCCAATCCGGCCTCGTCGGTGCTGAAGATCAAGGGCTCCGAGATCCAGCAGACCACCACCGAGCTCTTGATGGAAGTGATCGGCCCGTTCGCAGCACCCTACGACGTGCACGGCGACGACGGCTCGAACGAGGCCATGGACTGGACCGCCCAGATCGCGCCGAGCTATTTCAACAACCGCAAGGTCTCGATCTACGGCGGCTCCAACGAGATCCAGCGCAACATCATCGCCAAGGCGGTGCTGGGGCTCTAG
- the pimD gene encoding pimeloyl-CoA dehydrogenase small subunit gives MDFDLTEEQRLLKDSIDGLLTDSYDFESRKKYMKEKGGWSKAVWGKLAEQGLLGLPFAEADGGFGGGGVETMIVMEALGKALVLEPYLATVVIGGGFLRHAGTDAQKAAHVPGIVDGSKTLAFAQLEKNSRYDLFDVATTAKKKGDGWVIDGEKFVVLNGENADTLIVTARTTGDRRDKTGIGVFLVPANAKGITKKSYPTQDGLHAADITFTGVEVGSDAAIGNPDDSLALIERVVDEARVALCAEAVGLMDESLKTTVEYIKTRKQFGVAIGSFQSLQHRASDMFVAAEQARSMSMFATMASDFQDARERSNAIAAAKVQIGKSLKFVGQQAIQLHGGIGMTMEAKIGHYFKRLTMIENTFGDTDYHQRRVADGGGLI, from the coding sequence ATGGATTTTGACCTGACCGAGGAGCAGCGGCTTCTCAAGGACAGCATCGACGGCCTGCTGACCGATTCCTACGATTTCGAGAGCCGCAAGAAGTACATGAAGGAAAAGGGCGGCTGGAGCAAAGCGGTCTGGGGCAAGCTCGCCGAGCAGGGCCTGTTGGGGCTGCCCTTCGCGGAAGCCGATGGCGGCTTCGGCGGCGGTGGCGTCGAGACCATGATCGTGATGGAAGCGCTCGGCAAGGCGCTGGTGCTCGAGCCGTATCTGGCAACGGTGGTGATCGGCGGCGGCTTCCTGCGCCATGCCGGCACTGACGCGCAGAAGGCCGCGCACGTGCCCGGCATCGTCGACGGCAGCAAGACGCTGGCGTTCGCCCAGCTCGAGAAGAACTCGCGCTACGATCTGTTCGACGTCGCGACGACCGCGAAGAAGAAGGGCGACGGCTGGGTGATCGACGGCGAAAAATTCGTCGTGCTCAACGGCGAGAACGCCGACACCCTCATCGTCACCGCGCGCACCACAGGTGACCGCCGCGACAAGACCGGCATCGGCGTGTTCCTGGTGCCGGCGAACGCCAAGGGAATCACCAAGAAGTCGTACCCGACCCAGGACGGCCTGCACGCCGCCGACATCACCTTTACGGGTGTCGAGGTCGGCAGCGACGCTGCGATCGGCAACCCCGATGACTCGCTCGCTCTCATCGAACGCGTGGTGGACGAAGCCCGCGTCGCGCTCTGCGCCGAAGCCGTCGGGTTAATGGATGAGTCGCTGAAGACGACTGTCGAATATATCAAAACGCGAAAACAGTTCGGCGTCGCGATCGGCTCGTTCCAGTCGCTCCAGCACCGCGCCTCCGACATGTTCGTCGCCGCCGAGCAGGCGCGTTCGATGTCGATGTTCGCGACCATGGCCAGCGACTTCCAGGACGCCAGGGAGCGGTCCAACGCCATCGCCGCGGCCAAGGTACAGATCGGCAAGTCGCTGAAATTCGTCGGCCAGCAGGCGATCCAGCTTCACGGCGGCATCGGCATGACCATGGAGGCGAAGATCGGCCATTACTTCAAGCGCCTCACCATGATCGAGAACACCTTTGGCGACACCGACTACCACCAGCGCCGCGTCGCCGATGGTGGCGGGTTGATTTAG
- a CDS encoding SDR family NAD(P)-dependent oxidoreductase: MKNTPFDLTGKVAVVTGSSRGIGRSSAELLAKLGAKVVVSSRKADACKEVADGIVAAGGDATVIPCNIARKDEVEALISGATKHYGKIDILVCNAAVNPYYGPLLDITDEAFDKIMGSNVKSNIWLSALAIPQMAARGNGSVIIISSIGGLRGSTVIGAYGISKAADFSLCRSLAGEWGPKGVRVNCIAPGLVKTDFARALWEDEANLKRRTATTPLRRIGEPDEIAGAVAYLASDASSFMTGQTIVIDGGVTTAAV; this comes from the coding sequence ATGAAAAATACCCCGTTCGATCTCACCGGAAAGGTCGCCGTAGTCACCGGCTCCAGCCGCGGCATCGGCCGTTCCTCCGCTGAGCTCCTCGCAAAACTCGGCGCCAAGGTCGTGGTTTCCTCGCGCAAGGCCGACGCCTGCAAGGAGGTCGCCGACGGCATTGTTGCGGCCGGCGGCGATGCCACCGTCATTCCCTGCAACATCGCGCGCAAGGACGAGGTCGAGGCGCTGATCTCGGGCGCGACCAAGCATTACGGCAAGATCGACATCCTCGTCTGCAACGCCGCGGTGAACCCCTATTACGGCCCGCTGCTCGACATCACCGACGAGGCCTTCGACAAGATCATGGGCTCGAACGTCAAGAGCAACATCTGGCTGTCGGCGCTGGCGATCCCGCAGATGGCGGCGCGCGGCAACGGCTCCGTCATCATCATCTCCTCGATCGGGGGCTTGCGCGGCTCCACCGTCATCGGCGCCTACGGCATTTCCAAGGCCGCCGATTTTTCGCTGTGTCGCTCGCTCGCCGGCGAATGGGGCCCGAAAGGCGTCCGCGTCAACTGCATCGCGCCCGGTCTCGTCAAAACCGATTTCGCCCGCGCGCTGTGGGAAGACGAAGCCAACCTCAAGCGCCGCACCGCAACCACGCCGCTCCGCCGCATCGGCGAACCCGACGAGATTGCGGGCGCCGTCGCCTATCTCGCCTCGGACGCGTCGAGCTTCATGACCGGCCAGACCATCGTGATCGACGGCGGCGTCACCACGGCGGCGGTGTAA
- the glpK gene encoding glycerol kinase GlpK, with translation MSFVLAIDQGTTSSRAIVFRSDISIAARAQQEFPQHFPASGWVEHEPEDIWTSTVMVCRDAIEQAGISAKDIAAIGITNQRETTVVWDRATGQAVHRAIVWQDRRTADVCARLKADGREPVISEKTGLIIDPYFSGTKVAWILDHVPGARGRAARGELMFGTIDCYLLWRLTGGKVHATDATNASRTLLFNIHTGQWDDELLEIIGVPRSMLPEVKDSSARFGESVPDLFGGAIAISGIAGDQQAATIGQACFRPGMMKSTYGTGCFALLNTGTTPVVSRNKLLTTVAYQLGGKRTYALEGSIFVAGSAVQWLRDGLGIIKHAAETGPLADQSDSMQSVYLVPAFVGMGAPYWNPRVRGALFGLTRNTGPAELAHAALESVCYQTFDLWAAMRADWPSSDTASVVLRVDGGMTASDWTMQRLADLLDAPVDRPVIQETTALGAAYLAGLQAGVYPEPTKFADNWRLEHRFKPNMSQATRERKLAGWARAVKGVLASDEGEG, from the coding sequence ATGTCTTTCGTTCTCGCCATCGACCAGGGCACCACCTCGTCGCGCGCCATCGTGTTTCGCAGCGACATCTCGATTGCCGCCCGCGCGCAGCAGGAGTTTCCGCAGCATTTCCCGGCCTCGGGCTGGGTCGAGCACGAGCCGGAGGACATCTGGACCTCGACCGTGATGGTGTGCCGCGACGCGATCGAGCAGGCCGGCATCAGCGCAAAGGACATCGCCGCGATCGGCATCACCAATCAGCGCGAGACCACCGTGGTGTGGGACCGCGCCACGGGCCAGGCCGTGCACCGCGCCATCGTCTGGCAGGACCGCCGCACCGCGGACGTCTGTGCAAGACTGAAGGCCGACGGCCGCGAGCCGGTGATCTCCGAGAAGACCGGACTGATCATCGACCCCTACTTCTCCGGCACCAAGGTCGCCTGGATCCTCGACCACGTCCCCGGCGCGCGCGGCCGCGCGGCGCGTGGCGAGCTGATGTTCGGCACCATCGACTGCTATCTGCTGTGGCGCCTCACCGGCGGCAAGGTCCACGCCACCGACGCCACCAACGCCTCGCGCACGCTGCTGTTCAACATCCACACCGGCCAGTGGGACGATGAGCTCTTGGAGATCATCGGCGTGCCGCGCTCGATGCTGCCCGAGGTGAAGGATTCGTCCGCCCGCTTCGGCGAGAGCGTGCCTGATCTCTTTGGCGGCGCCATTGCGATCTCGGGCATCGCCGGCGACCAGCAGGCCGCGACCATCGGCCAGGCCTGCTTCCGTCCGGGCATGATGAAGTCGACCTACGGCACCGGCTGCTTTGCGCTGCTCAACACCGGCACCACGCCGGTGGTGTCCAGGAACAAGCTGCTCACCACCGTCGCCTACCAGCTCGGGGGAAAGCGCACCTACGCGCTCGAAGGCTCGATCTTCGTGGCGGGCTCGGCGGTGCAATGGCTGCGCGACGGCCTCGGCATCATCAAGCACGCCGCCGAGACCGGACCTCTTGCCGACCAGTCGGACTCGATGCAGAGCGTCTATCTCGTCCCCGCCTTCGTCGGCATGGGCGCGCCCTACTGGAATCCGCGCGTGCGCGGCGCGCTGTTCGGCCTCACCCGCAACACCGGCCCGGCCGAGCTTGCCCATGCCGCGCTCGAAAGCGTCTGCTACCAGACTTTTGACCTGTGGGCTGCGATGCGCGCCGACTGGCCGAGCTCGGATACGGCGAGCGTCGTGCTCCGCGTCGACGGTGGCATGACCGCGTCGGACTGGACCATGCAGCGCCTCGCCGATCTGCTCGACGCGCCGGTCGATCGTCCCGTGATCCAGGAGACCACGGCGTTAGGTGCCGCCTATCTCGCCGGTCTCCAGGCCGGCGTCTATCCCGAGCCGACCAAATTCGCCGACAATTGGCGCCTCGAGCACCGCTTCAAGCCGAACATGAGCCAAGCCACGCGCGAGCGGAAGCTCGCCGGCTGGGCGAGGGCGGTGAAGGGCGTGCTCGCAAGCGACGAGGGCGAGGGGTAG
- a CDS encoding DUF6636 domain-containing protein: MSLRSFAVLVLLAAASLAHAQDRPIGFQTPSKNIACQFYTDNGQGVLRCDIINMETRPRRPADCELEWGHAFEMSAKGSAERICAGDTIMDPSMPVLAYGEVWQRAGFTCRSEQTGLTCFNAMQHGFSLARAEQKVF, encoded by the coding sequence ATGTCCTTGCGATCATTCGCCGTGCTCGTCCTGCTCGCCGCCGCAAGCCTCGCCCACGCGCAAGACCGCCCGATCGGCTTCCAGACGCCGTCGAAGAACATCGCCTGCCAGTTCTACACCGACAACGGACAGGGCGTGCTTCGCTGCGACATCATCAACATGGAGACGCGCCCGCGCCGGCCCGCCGATTGCGAGCTCGAATGGGGCCACGCCTTCGAGATGAGCGCCAAGGGCAGCGCGGAACGCATCTGCGCCGGCGATACCATCATGGATCCGTCGATGCCCGTGCTCGCCTATGGCGAGGTGTGGCAGCGCGCGGGATTCACCTGCCGGTCGGAGCAGACCGGGCTGACCTGCTTCAACGCCATGCAGCATGGGTTTTCGCTGGCGCGGGCGGAGCAGAAGGTGTTTTGA
- a CDS encoding glutathione S-transferase family protein: protein MFLIGQYDSPFVRRVAIALRLYGLAVEHKPWSTFGDADKIAPYNPLRRVPTLVLDDGEALIESTIILDYLDELVGADKAMLPRSGVERRRHLRICALASGLGDKAVSLLYERVLRKEQLALWVERCQAQIGDVLKVLEAKRARVTSPYWLGDRIGHADIAVACVTRFTREAHPELFDAARYPALAAHAERCEALAPFQEIVQPLAPPKG, encoded by the coding sequence ATGTTCCTGATCGGCCAATATGATTCCCCCTTCGTCCGCCGTGTCGCGATTGCGCTCCGGCTCTACGGGCTCGCTGTCGAGCACAAGCCATGGTCGACCTTCGGCGACGCCGACAAGATCGCGCCCTACAACCCGCTACGCCGCGTGCCGACCCTGGTGCTCGATGACGGCGAGGCGCTGATCGAGAGCACGATCATCCTCGATTATCTCGACGAGCTCGTCGGTGCAGACAAGGCGATGCTGCCGCGAAGTGGCGTCGAGCGTCGCCGGCATTTGCGCATCTGCGCGCTCGCCTCCGGCCTCGGCGACAAGGCGGTCAGCCTGCTCTACGAGCGGGTGCTGCGGAAGGAGCAGCTGGCGCTGTGGGTCGAGCGCTGCCAGGCGCAGATCGGCGACGTGCTCAAGGTGCTCGAGGCCAAGCGCGCCAGGGTGACGTCGCCGTACTGGCTCGGCGACCGCATCGGCCATGCCGACATCGCAGTCGCCTGCGTCACCCGCTTCACCCGCGAGGCGCATCCGGAGTTGTTCGATGCCGCGCGTTACCCGGCGCTCGCGGCGCACGCCGAGCGCTGCGAGGCGCTGGCGCCGTTCCAGGAGATCGTGCAGCCGCTGGCGCCGCCGAAGGGTTAG